The Pseudophryne corroboree isolate aPseCor3 chromosome 3 unlocalized genomic scaffold, aPseCor3.hap2 SUPER_3_unloc_5, whole genome shotgun sequence genome segment tttacacAAAACTCACATCTTGTtatgcatcagagaagtcacacagatgagaagccattttcttgctctgagtgtgggaaatcttatttaactaaatcacatcttgttatacataacagaagtcacacaggtgagaaaccattttcttgctctgagtgtgggaaatgttttgcacacaaatcacaacttgctacccatcagcaaagtcacataggtgagaaagcatttccatgttctgagtgtgggaaatgttttgcacacaaatcagttcttgttagacataacagaagtcacacagatgctaagccattttcttgctctgagtgtgcgaaatgttttacacagaaaacacatcttgttatacatcagagaagtcacacaggtgagaagccatttccatgttctgagtgcgggaaatgttttgcacttaaatcatatcttgttagacatcaaagaaagcacacaggtgagaagccattttcttgctctgagtgcggaaaaagttttacctggaaatccaaacttgttatacatcagagaagtcacacaggtgagaagccattttcttgctctgaatgcgggaaatgttttacacaaaaatcacaacttgttacccatcagcaaagtcacacaggtgagaaggcatttcaatgttctgagtgtgggaaatgttttacatggaaatcacaacttgttacacatcagcaaagtcacacaggtgagaaggcatttccatgttctgagtgtgggaaatgtttttcacacaaatcagctcttgttatacatcacagaagtcacacaggtgagaagccatttccatgttctgagtgtgggaaatgttgtgtaagtaaatcacatcttgttatacatcacagaagtcacacaggtgagaagccatttccatgttctgagtgtgggaaatgttgtgtaagtaaatcacaacttgttacacatctgcgcattcccacaggtgagaagccttttccatgttctgagtgtgggaaatgttttgcatgtaaatcagatcttgatatacatcacagaagtcacacagctaagaagccattttcttgctctgagtgcgggaaatgttttacacacaaatcacgacttgttacccatcagcaaagtcacacaggtgagaaggcatttccatgttctgagtgtgggaaaggttttgcacacaaatcaaattttgttagacatcagcaaagtcacacaggtgagaatccattttcttgcgctgagtgcgggaaatgttttacacaaaaatcacatcttgttagacatcagcgaagtcacacaggtgagaggccatttctatactctgagaaataaatcatctcttgttgcATACAATAGATATCACTCAGGtgcggaaccattttaatcttctgtagtatactcatcattgccatgcgttctttaaggttcttatcctatctcctatgttttttgcaatatacatgttaccactgggtgaaataatcagatgtcatgtcctcatctacTACTGCTATGCAGAGGACCTATCTTTGCTCTAGGtattgagaacccagtaccaatcctaaatggttgtctagttgagctccaggtgtgggtgatgccagttggctgtgactcagtcctggtgaaacaggtccttatgatagaagctcaccaccaaagagcagggctacagctcagctttgcaaaaccAACCAGACACGCttaggggttcagagttacaaaatgctgatcctgtgcggaagcttggtgtcctggatggtggagtgacacttacacgtcaggtatcagccacaatcagatcctcatctgaggaacatagccatactccagcacttatttccttcAGAAGATCTAGCTgatgtcatacatgcacttgtatcatcacacataaactactgcaatgtcctctacctgggtctcccagcaaacgaattgcaccgcttgtagcttgtacagaatgcagcagccaggctgttacctaaccagcccgttcctgccacataacacccgttctctactcccttcaccggctgcctgtaagatggtgtctctattacataatcttactgactctccgagccctacatgaccaaggtccatgtaccagaagcagcttctgcctccttactgacttactgtaggcacctattacataatcttactgactctccgagccctacatgaccaaggtccatggtaccagaagcagcttctgcctccttactgccctgctttcttctacctgcagatgaaggactgtgggGAGAGATGGGGCGGTGGCAATAGTGGTGGAGATGGTGGTGACAGagcgggtggcagtagtgtggggtgacaaagcgggtggcagtagtggggggcgaCAGggcgggtagcagtagtggggtgaggcagggtgggtggcagttggtgtagatggggtggtggcagtagtgggggagatggCGGTGGCactaggggggagacagggcggtggcagtagtggaaggagaggggggagatgGTGGATTGCAGTAGTCGGGGAgacggtggatggcagtagtgggggagaca includes the following:
- the LOC134984369 gene encoding oocyte zinc finger protein XlCOF6-like, coding for MMENHLPLTSLDGPSNRDTPERCPRPLYSQDCTEENHRIPQEDQVERLSGIKAEDIEEEEETYVTDMKTEDIEGEEETYVTDIKAEDIEGEEETYVTDIKAEDIEGEEETYVTDIKAEDLEGEEEMYVRGDQQCKEEEIPTDISTDGHTSRNISEGHLMLSPDCDIKDDSRQDSPGDNPITPIIHPALSADPSDPGKCSPDHSDIGASVTALTVDTVFPCSIDAKCFTKNTKPINPHTGKAGERPLICSECGKCFTYKSHLVIHQRSHTGEKPFPCSECSKCFTTKSDLITHQRSHTGEKSYPCSECRKCFTYKSRLVIHQRSHTGEKPFPCSECGKFFTQNSHLVMHQRSHTDEKPFSCSECGKSYLTKSHLVIHNRSHTGEKPFSCSECGKCFAHKSQLATHQQSHIGEKAFPCSECGKCFAHKSVLVRHNRSHTDAKPFSCSECAKCFTQKTHLVIHQRSHTGEKPFPCSECGKCFALKSYLVRHQRKHTGEKPFSCSECGKSFTWKSKLVIHQRSHTGEKPFSCSECGKCFTQKSQLVTHQQSHTGEKAFQCSECGKCFTWKSQLVTHQQSHTGEKAFPCSECGKCFSHKSALVIHHRSHTGEKPFPCSECGKCCVSKSHLVIHHRSHTGEKPFPCSECGKCCVSKSQLVTHLRIPTGEKPFPCSECGKCFACKSDLDIHHRSHTAKKPFSCSECGKCFTHKSRLVTHQQSHTGEKAFPCSECGKGFAHKSNFVRHQQSHTGENPFSCAECGKCFTQKSHLVRHQRSHTGERPFLYSEK